The window CGGTGGACGGTCCGCTGCGGTTCGAGCTGATCGACGCCGCGACGGGGGTGTCACGCGGGGGATGCACCTATCACGTCTCCCATCCGGGCGGACGTTCCTACGACAGCCCGCCGGTCAACGCGGTGGAGGCCGAGTCGCGCCGGGCGCGCCGTTTCGAGGCCACCGGGTTCACCCCCGGTGCGGTCGACCTCGCGGCGCTGCGGGAGAAGCTTGCCCGCCAATCCACCGATGTGGGCGCGCCGGGGATCTTGGATCTGCGGCGAGTGCGTACCGTTCTGCAGTAATGGCCGTCCCCGCAACACCTCCGACACCCCGACTGGGTGCCGGACGGACCGACGTCGACAATCCGCTGGAGCCCTACGGCTCCATGCGGGCGCAGCCGTCGCTGTTCGACGTGGCGTCGGCGTTCGGTGGCCTGGCCGGCTACGACGAGTTCGTCGACACGGCAGGCGATGTGAGGCCCGCCTGGCAGGAACTGGCCGACTGCGTCCGTGACCGCGGCCGCGGCGGACTCGACCGGCTGCGGGCCGTGGTCCGTGATCTGGTCGACAACGACGGCATCACCTACGTCCAGACCGACCGCGAGGGAGAGCCCGTCGCCGGGCCGTGGCGACTCGATGCGCTGCCACTGGTCATCTCGGCGTCGGACTGGGATCACCTCGAGGCCGGTCTGGTCCAACGCTCGCGGTTGCTCGACGCCGTGCTCACTGACGTCTACGGCGAACGCCGGGTCGTCACCGGCGGTGTGCTGCCACCGGAGCTGCTGTTCTCCCATCCCGGCTACCTGCGGGCGGCCAACGGCATCGAGATCCCCGGCCGCCATCAGCTCTTCCTGCACGGCTGTGACATCAGCCGCAACGGCACGGGTGACTTCGTCGTCAACGCCGACTACACGCAGGCGCCGTCGGGGGCGGGTTACGCGCTCGCCGACCGGAGGGTCGTCGCGCACGCGATCCCCGACCTCTACGAGCAGATCGGGCCGCGTCAGAGCTCGCCCTGGGCCCAGGCGCTGCGGCTGGCGCTCGTCGATGCCGCGCCCGACGCGGTCGACGAGCCGATGGTCGTCGTGCTCAGCCCCGGCATCCACTCCGAGACCGCGTTCGACCAGGCCTATCTGGCCAGCGTGCTGGGTCTTCCGCTGGTGGAGAGCGCCGACCTGGTGGTGCGCGACGGCATGTTGTGGATGCGGTCCATGGGCACCCTGAAACGGGTCGACGTGGTGCTGCGCAGGGTGGACGCCGACTACGCCGATCCGCTCGACCTGCGGCCGGCCTCCCGGCTGGGTGTGGTGGGCCTGGTGGAGGTGCTGCGCCGTGGAGCGGTCACGGTGGTCAACTCGCTGGGCAGCGGCGTGCTGGAAAGCCCTGGGCTGCTTCGCTTTCTGCCCGAGATGGCCGAACATCTCCTCGGTGAGACACCGCTGCTGCCGACCCCGCACCTGTACTGGGGTGGTATCGATATCGAGCGCTCCCACCTGGTGAGCAACCTGGGGTCACTGGTGATCAGGCCGGTGACCGGGGGTGAGCCGATCGTCGGCGCCACGCTGTCGGCGGCTCGCCGCGAGGAACTGGCGGCCAGGATCACCGCCACCCCGTGGCAGTGGGTCGGTCAGGAACCTCCCGAGTTCTCCTCGGCCCCATCGGATTTCCTGCCCGGCGGGCTGTCCTCGTCCAGTGTCGGGATGCGGTTGTTCACCGTGTCCCAGCGCAGCGGTTACGCGCCGATGATCGGTGGACTCGGTTATCTCCTGGCTCCTGGGGCGGATGCGTACCGACTCAAAAGTGTTGCTGCCAAGGATGTCTGGGTCCGCACCGCGACCAGGGTGACCGCCGAGGCGGTTCCGCTGCCGGCGCTGGCCACCTCGAGTCCGACCCAGGAGGTCAGCTCACCGCGTGTGCTGTCGGACCTCTTCTGGATCGGCCGCTACGCCGAGCGCGCCGAGCACACGGCCCGGCTCCTCACCGTCACCCGGGAGCGCTACCACGAGTACCGGTACCGGCGCACGATGGACGGCAGTGAGTGCGTCCCGGTCCTGCTCACCGCACTCGGCGAGATCACCGGCACCGACACCGGAGCCGCCGGCGACTACGCCGAGATGGTCGCGACCGCGCCGACGACCCTGTGGTCGCTGACGGCCGACCGTCACCGCCCCGGCTCCCTGGCCCAGTCGGTCGAGCGGCTCGGCCTGGCCGCCCGTGCCGTGCGTGACCAGATGTCCAACGACACCTGGATGGTGCTGTCCGCGCTGGACCGGGCGCTGCTCAACGCGCCTGACACACCGCCGGATTCACAGGCCGAGGGGGACGCGTTCCTCGCCTCGACCAACACCCTGGCCCTGGCCGGGATGATGGCGCTGTCGGGTGTGGCGGCCGAATCCATGGTCCACGACGTCGGCTGGACCATGATGGACATCGGCAAGCGGATCGAACGCGGACTGGCGCTCACCGCCCTGCTGCGAGCCACGCTGACCACGGTGCGCACCCCCGGCGCCGAGCAGACGGTCACCGAGTCGGCCCTCGTCGCCTGCGAGTCCCTGGTGATCTACCGCCGACGAAATCCCGGCAAGATCAGCGTCGCGGGCGTCGCCGATCTGATGCTCTTCGATGCCGACAACCCGCGCTCGCTGGCCTATCAACTCGAGCGGCTGAGAACCCATCTGCGATCCCTTCCGGAGTCGACGGGATCCTCGCGCCCCGAGCGGATGGTCGACGAGATCGCCGCCCGGCTGCGCCGGATGGAGCCGGGTGAACTGGAGGAGGTTGCCGCCGACGGCACCCGGGACGGACTGAGGGCTCTGCTCACCGCGATCCACCGCGACCTGCGCGAGCTCTCCGCTGTCATCACCACGGTCCACCTGTCGCTGCCCGGGGACATGCAGCCGCTGTGGGGGCCCGACGAACGGCGGGTGGTGCCGTGACCGCCTTCCCCGACGGTCCCGTCGCAACCGGCGGCAGCCGCTGCTACGAGGTGACGCACCGCACCGAGTACCGGTACTCCGACGTCGTCACGAGCTCGTACGGCCGCGGCTTCCTCACGCCGCGCGACTCGGCGCGTCAGCGATGCCTGTTCCACGAACTCGCCATCGAGCCCGACGCCGCCGACAGCTCCACCAGCCGCGACGTCTACGGCAACATCAGCTCCTATTTCCACGTCACCGCACGGCACCGGCGGCTGGTCATCACGAGCCGGTCGGTCGTCGAGGTCGACCCGCCGCCGCCGGATCTGTACCAGGGGCCCTCGGCGCGCGCACCGTGGGAGATCGCGCGGCCGGTGGGCGCCGACGGCGCGCTGGCCAAGGAGTTCACGCTCGATCTGCAGCCACCCGAGATCACCGAGGAGCTGCGGGCCTACGCCGCACCGAGTTTCGTCGCCGGCCGGCCTCTGATCGAGGTGCTGCGCGACCTGAACGAGAGGATCTACACCGACTTCACCTACCGGTCCGGCTCGACGACGGTATCGACACAGGTCGCAGAGGTTTTGGCGGCGCGCGAGGGGGTATGTCAGGACTTCGCGCGGCTGGCGATCGCCTGCCTGCGTGCCAACGGTCTGGCCGCCAGCTACGTGTCTGGATACCTGGCGACGGACCCTCCGCCCGGGAAGGAACGCATGGTGGGAGTTGACGCGACGCACGCATGGGCGTCGGTGTGGACACCGCAGAATCTGTGGCTGGGCCTCGATCCGACCAACAACCAGATGGTCGACGAACGTTACGTGACGGTGGGTTTCGGGCGCGACTACGCCGACGTGCCGCCCCTGCGCGGCATCATCTACACGGATTCGGAGAGCAGCGTCATCGATGTGTCGGTCGACGTCGCGCCATACCTTGGGGGAGTACTGAATGCGTGACTTCACGTGCCCGAACTGCGGCCAGCGGCTGTCGTTCGAGAACTCGGTGTGTCTGAACTGCAAGAGTGCGCTGGGGTTCTCACTCGACGACATGGCGCTGCTGGTCATCGCGCCGACAGAGGAGAGCGAACACGCCGGTGCGGTCGACGAGCGGGAGTACCAGCTGTGCGCGAATCTGCATCTCGCCGAATGCAATTGGCTCGTCGAGAAGGGGCCGATCGCCAAGCTGTGCGTGTCGTGCGCACTGACCCGGACCCGTCCGAACGACGCCGACGTGGTCGCTCTGGCCGCGTTCGCGACCGCGGAGAGCGCCAAGCGCCGCCTGATCGCCGAACTGTGCGAGCTCAAGCTCCCGATCGTCGGCCGCGATCTCGACCCGCAATTCGGTCTGGCGTTCGATCTGCTCTCGAGTCAGTTCGAGAAGGTGTTCACCGGCCATGAAAACGGTGTCATCACACTGGATCTCGCCGAGGGCGACGACGTGCACCGCGAACAGCTGCGGATCTCGATGGACGAGCCCTACCGCACCCTGCTCGGGCATTTCCGTCACGAGATCGGCCACTACTACCAGTACCGGCTGATCGGAACGTCGCAGGACTATCTGGACCGTTACCACGAGTTGTTCGGTGACCCGGAGGCCGACTACCAGGCTGCGCTCGACCGCCACTACAGCGAGGGTGCGCCCGCCGGCTGGGAGCAGGACTACGTGTCGTCCTATGCGACCATGCACCCCGCCGAGGACTGGGCCGAGACGTTCGCGCACTACCTGCACATCCGTGACACCTTGGACACCGCCGCGGCATTCGGGTTCGCCCCGGCCACCGCGACCTACGACCGACGCGTCCTCGGCCCCAGCGGTTTCGACACCCTCATCGATCTGTGGCTGCCGCTGTCGTGGGCGCTGAATCAGGTCA is drawn from Mycolicibacterium gilvum and contains these coding sequences:
- a CDS encoding circularly permuted type 2 ATP-grasp protein → MAVPATPPTPRLGAGRTDVDNPLEPYGSMRAQPSLFDVASAFGGLAGYDEFVDTAGDVRPAWQELADCVRDRGRGGLDRLRAVVRDLVDNDGITYVQTDREGEPVAGPWRLDALPLVISASDWDHLEAGLVQRSRLLDAVLTDVYGERRVVTGGVLPPELLFSHPGYLRAANGIEIPGRHQLFLHGCDISRNGTGDFVVNADYTQAPSGAGYALADRRVVAHAIPDLYEQIGPRQSSPWAQALRLALVDAAPDAVDEPMVVVLSPGIHSETAFDQAYLASVLGLPLVESADLVVRDGMLWMRSMGTLKRVDVVLRRVDADYADPLDLRPASRLGVVGLVEVLRRGAVTVVNSLGSGVLESPGLLRFLPEMAEHLLGETPLLPTPHLYWGGIDIERSHLVSNLGSLVIRPVTGGEPIVGATLSAARREELAARITATPWQWVGQEPPEFSSAPSDFLPGGLSSSSVGMRLFTVSQRSGYAPMIGGLGYLLAPGADAYRLKSVAAKDVWVRTATRVTAEAVPLPALATSSPTQEVSSPRVLSDLFWIGRYAERAEHTARLLTVTRERYHEYRYRRTMDGSECVPVLLTALGEITGTDTGAAGDYAEMVATAPTTLWSLTADRHRPGSLAQSVERLGLAARAVRDQMSNDTWMVLSALDRALLNAPDTPPDSQAEGDAFLASTNTLALAGMMALSGVAAESMVHDVGWTMMDIGKRIERGLALTALLRATLTTVRTPGAEQTVTESALVACESLVIYRRRNPGKISVAGVADLMLFDADNPRSLAYQLERLRTHLRSLPESTGSSRPERMVDEIAARLRRMEPGELEEVAADGTRDGLRALLTAIHRDLRELSAVITTVHLSLPGDMQPLWGPDERRVVP
- a CDS encoding transglutaminase family protein, producing the protein MTAFPDGPVATGGSRCYEVTHRTEYRYSDVVTSSYGRGFLTPRDSARQRCLFHELAIEPDAADSSTSRDVYGNISSYFHVTARHRRLVITSRSVVEVDPPPPDLYQGPSARAPWEIARPVGADGALAKEFTLDLQPPEITEELRAYAAPSFVAGRPLIEVLRDLNERIYTDFTYRSGSTTVSTQVAEVLAAREGVCQDFARLAIACLRANGLAASYVSGYLATDPPPGKERMVGVDATHAWASVWTPQNLWLGLDPTNNQMVDERYVTVGFGRDYADVPPLRGIIYTDSESSVIDVSVDVAPYLGGVLNA
- a CDS encoding zinc-binding metallopeptidase family protein — encoded protein: MRDFTCPNCGQRLSFENSVCLNCKSALGFSLDDMALLVIAPTEESEHAGAVDEREYQLCANLHLAECNWLVEKGPIAKLCVSCALTRTRPNDADVVALAAFATAESAKRRLIAELCELKLPIVGRDLDPQFGLAFDLLSSQFEKVFTGHENGVITLDLAEGDDVHREQLRISMDEPYRTLLGHFRHEIGHYYQYRLIGTSQDYLDRYHELFGDPEADYQAALDRHYSEGAPAGWEQDYVSSYATMHPAEDWAETFAHYLHIRDTLDTAAAFGFAPATATYDRRVLGPSGFDTLIDLWLPLSWALNQVNRSMGKEDVYPFVLPPPVLEKMRFIHTVIDEITSSPAKLAEVGAPAEDQSQQLD